TCCCATGGGGTCTCCTGAGTGGGACAGAGCTGGACGCGGAGCCATGGCAATGCCACACTGTCCTTCAGACCGTGCAGAGAGCAACCACCTCTTGCTCTGGTGGACCATCCCTGAAGACTTATGGCGGAGGGAGACCAGGACGTCCCAGGACAACAGTCTGACGTTTGTGTGAGCTGGCGAGTTGGACCGAAAGGAGGTGAGGAAGATTTTGTGCCAATGCTCAGCTCTCCTGGGACTGAGAGGGAAGCCTGGTGCCCCatggggacagcacggggtggGGCTGGGATCACCAGGGGTTTTGGAGACCTGCTTGTGGGGAAGGGACTAAAAGGCCTTGGCTTGTTTTGCAGCGGGAGTGGGGGGTCAGAGAGACCCAGGCCTGAAGGCTGGTGAAGGTGGCGCGAGGCTGAGACCGAAATAGGCTCAGGCTGACCAAGATGGGCTTTCAGCCCACCAAAGGATGCGGTTTGGAGGGGATGCCTCAGcccctttctaaaaaaaaaaaccttggctCCCGCCTCGGTCACATGGAAGAGCTCCCATTTGAggtcccacagcctctctgaagTTCCTGGTGCGCCTCAGCCCTGGTTTTCCAGGCGATGGGCTCCCTGttcccttcttccctgccctgctAGTGTCCTTGCTTCCTGtttttcacctttcctttctttccaaagcGCTAAGTGGCCCTGCAGGAGCCCTTTTAGCATCTTCCAGGCTCAGATCTGCCGAGGACACCCCAGCGCCGGGGACATTTCCtacctaaaccaaaaaaaaaaaaaaggctgctcagGAAAGGTGGATGTGAGCGGGGAGATGGTGGAGGAGGaccaggaggggagaagggcagaggggctgggacaTGGTGGGAATTCAAATCTCCCATCTGGTGGCTTTTCACTGAATCAGagctaggctttttttttttttttttttttctccccctccgcACATTTAAGGTCTGAAATTTTCACTGATCTGTCAAAACGAGCGTTATAAAACCCCCAGCTAGCTGGAAAAGCAAAGTTATTGAAACCAGTTTGGTGAGTCGTGACCTTTCCGTGAAAAGTTCATATTAATATTCCTCCAAAAAAATACTCACTGAAAGAACAAATTGAAatgttcaaggggaaaaaaaaaaacaaacaataccCTTGCCACAAAACATCCAAATCTGGGTCAAAAACCCCCTCACGAGGAGTTCGGGGTGCTTAGCTGAGCCTTCCTCCAGATCAAAGCTCattgtatttctcctttttgctCAAGGATATCAGCCACAATACCAAAACTTCACTTCCTTCGGCCAAAACCGTTCGCCAGCGAAATTAAAttaagctcttctttttttttttttttaaaaaaaaaaaaaaaaggaaaacaataataataaaaaaaaaataataaaaaaataaaccccaggcACAAGCCCGCGCCTCAGCTGGTCTTCattggcagctccccagccctcgGCAGAGCCGAGCCAGCTCCTCCAAGCGCGGGATCAGAGGATCCTGGATCCTGCCGAaatcctgccctccctggggtaTTTTTTCCTCGCCCTTTGTTTTCTCTCGCTTTCCCAGGCCCCTGTGATCTATTGTCTTTCCGCATTATGAACATCTGATATTAGTCGCTGTCTTGACAACGCTCACGTGTGAGTAACGCGTTGAGCTGGTGCCCCGCCGGCACCGCGGGCTtccgtgaggaggaaggagcaaagtCACCGGCTCCATCCCGGCAGATCCGAGTATCAACCTCTTTCTGAGCATCTTTTACTTCTTAAAGCCATATTGGGTGTTTTTCACCTGCTGGCTCTCCGCTGGCTCCCATCCGTGGTTACCGCCATCCCTGACACGAGCGCAGGGAGGATGGGGCTGagccaaagccctctcagatctGACATCAGAGAATCATAAAACCGTttcggttggaagagacctttgagatcatcgagtccaaccatcaacccaacgctgcccaaaccaccactgacccacgtccctcagcgccacgtctgcccggcttttaaacacctccagggatggtgactccaccactgccctgggcagcctcttccagtgcttgacaacccttttggtgaagaagtttttcctaatactcATCCTAAACCTCTTCTGGAAtgacttgaggccatttcctcttctcctatcccTTGTTATTAGAAGAACAGACCAACCTTCCCCTCACTACACCCTCCGTCCTCCAGCATCACTCAGGTCTCCGTGGGACAGGGGCCAAGGTGGCTCTTTGAAATTGCCCTTTCACCTGGGCCCCCACCCAGCATGAAGGAGGTTTGAGAGAAACCCGTGGAAGGATGCGAAAACACGTATTTCCTTAAAATAGAGAAAAGCCCCTGCAGGGCACCTGCACCCCGAGTGAAAAGGCAGCATCCAGGCGGGTGTAACTGGGGAGACAACGGGGTTGGAAAGGGTTTTGCTGTGAGCACTGATGGACACCGGTCCACCACCGGACACACACTGATGGACACCGGGACGCGTGTCTGGTCAGCAAGTCTACAGATGCTTGGCAGGTCTATGGAGCACCTTTTCGAGAAATACCTTGTAGCTGAGCTCGAATTGAGGTTTTTCTACTAGAAATGGGTGTATCTTGCTTGAGCAAAGTTGGCCAAGCCACTTGCGCTTATTCAGCACCACCTCAAAGAGCGAAGAggacatcctcctcctcctcctttttgggACATAGGGGACAGGTCAGAGGTCCTTGAACTGAGAGAGGTTCAGGAGAAGATTGGAGCCTAGGTTAGTCAGGATGAAGATAATACTGACAAGATGAGAATATTAATTTGTTATATGcagcaagacaaaacaaaagaataagtCGTTGCCTTCTGAAGGAGTTTCTCCCGCAGCCTCCTGGTCCTGCTCAGCCTGAGTTGTCCCATCCCCGTCGCTGCCGGTCTGGGGGTAGGTGGGGATCCCACTGCAGCACGGTGCAGGCTCGTCGGTGCCGGAGAACTTGGTAGTACATCCTGTATTTTGTTAGTAAAAGGTATTACAACAAGTACGGAAACTTGTTAGGTGTTATAAAAAGGagctaatttaaaaatatctataaagaGATAGGCGTACGTCAGCTCAACAATTTATGTTTTATTGatatgattttaattattttgatgaATTACTGACACTGCTTTAAACTACTTCGTCCCCGTAATACCCCTTTGTGCTCTCATTATAGGACAGAATAACAAAGCAAGATTGTAGGAAGCGCTACGGAGCTCTCTGCCGGGGATGGATCCCAATATCCCCAGGGAGCATCGTGCCAGGACTTCAGTGTCCTTCCAGAGAGACTCCAGGTGAGAGCTCCCGATGACCAAGAGCAGGAAGCAACGCCAGGAGAATGTgatgagcagcctgggctagtgggaggtgtccctgcccgtgacagggggttggaactagatgatctttaaggtcccttccaacccaaaccattttatggttCTGTGGTTCCGTGAGCAGAGACAGCTTGGATGAGGTCAAGACACACTGAAGACGACACACCTTGGAGAGGCAGAGGGCACAGACAGCAGATGGGAAGGTTCTGGGGGTTCCCAAAGGTGTAGGAGTTCTTTGGGAACAGGCAGCTGGACGTGGGATGGTGGTGGGCCACCAGTGGACTCCAGTTTCATGTGCTGATTCTACTGGTGTGCTAACAGAGGGCTGAAAACTATCCAATATAAGGCAGAACCTGTGCAGAATATTTTATGGCTTGGTAGTGTGGATCTGGACTTCCAACCTTGGCTCAAAGAGGGTGCCACTCTCCAGCAtttctgcaggaaggagaaagtGGATTTATTTATAGACAAGCTCAGGAGTGGTATAAAGAAGTGATATGGCTTACAGCGCTTGATTTCCTGGGGAAACCAGGGGCTGAACTGGTCTGTGGATCTAGCCAGGAGCAGGGTCTGGACCTGTTACACCCTCCCTGTCTGCAATAGCCGCCATATTTATTTGAGAGGAATATGACAGTGGATGAGCATTGGCTTCCTTCCATCTGTATAATAAGGGCTGCCAGAAAtgcagacagaggaagagagatggatggagggatggatggatggatggatggatggatggatggatggatggatggatggatggatgggtggatggatggatggatggatggatggatggatggatgggtggatggatggatggatggatggatggatggatggatggatggatggatggatgggtggatggatgggtggatgggtggatgggtggatgggtgggtggatggatggatgggtggatggatggatgcaaaCTCAAGTTCATTTTGAATTATGCCATTTCTGAAGAGCAGTATGGACACCTATCACTGTTGCTTCTTCCTTTGGATTCAGGAAATATCATGTATTGCTCATTGAAACATCCATTGCTCCACATTTCCACTTGAATCTCTCACAGATAAAAGTCTCCTATTCCAAACTGGACAAGTGATAATTTCTGGCTGGCTTTTGTAGGGTCAACCGGGCttaaaaagatcttaaaaaaagacGAAAAATCAAAAAAGATTGCCCTGAACGCCATGGCCGGTGCTCACATTAGCATAGGCAATGTCCCTTGACATccgggcagcaggcaggagcatCTGTGCCGGAGGGCTTGGGGGTGccggtggaggagggagggaggaaatctGGAACCCATAAGCTCCACTGATGTTTGCGTTACCTTGCACGGCTGCATTGGTCTGTGCCTGGTCCGCCCACGGTTCTCCTCGCCCTATCAGCAAGAGCCATTCCCCAAAGTTATCCGAACGCCCTCCTCTCCGTAGCCCAAAGGAAAAACCAACCGAGCTCCTTGGAGGGCTCCGCAAGGCTTGGGAGGTTTGGGGAGGCTGAAGGGTGGATGCTCCAGGCTGCACCTCTTGAGCGGGCGCTGGCTCCTCTCCAGGCCGCCTCGCCCATGTGCTGCGGCCGCCCCGTCTCCTGAGACCCCTCCAGAGCCCTTCGCCTGCGAGGTGCCGAGAAGATGAAAGAGGAAAGCATGTGCCCGGACTCCCCTGAAGGCAGCCTGGTCACCAGCGAGGAGGAAGGCGAGCGGCTGCACAAGAAATGCGTCCGCAAGCGCGGCCAGGGGGGCAAAGCGGCGGAGGACTGCGGGGCCCCCTCGCCGCAGGGCAAGCGGAGCAAGCGCAGCCCCGTCCCGCAGTCCTTCGAGGACGTGCACACGCAGCGCGTGATCGCCAACGTGCGGGAGCGCCAGCGCACCCAGTCGCTCAACGACGCCTTCGCGGAGCTGCGGAAGATCATCCCCACGCTGCCCTCCGACAAGCTGAGCAAGATCCAAACCCTCAAGCTGGCCGCCCGCTACATAGACTTCTTGTACCAGGTCCTGCAGAGCGATGAGCTGGACCACAAGATCACCAGCTGCAACTACCTGGCCCACGAGAGGCTCAGCTACGCCTTCTCCGTCTGGAGGATGGAAGGGGCTTGGTCCATGTCCGCGTCCCACTGAGCCGGGGTAGGTATCGCCACCTCCCGCAGCCTCCGCGCATCCCCCCCAGCCCGGTCCTGAGCGGGGGCAACGCGCGGCAGCCGCCCCCTCCTCAGGCTCCACGTGCAGGCGATTTGCTTTAACGAGCCCCAGACGCCACCGAGGCCGGCGGTCGGAGGAGGTGGCGATTCCCAGCCTCGCCGGGGCCGGTCGGACGTTGCAGGGGGCCGACAGGAGCCCTACGGCCACTGATCTCATTTAACGGGGTCTGGTCCGGGGCAGGTTAGTGAAAGGTTTAAAACGAGGGCTTTAAAAACCTGATTTATCCTCCCACGGTAAGGCGGGAGGGTGCATAAATCAGCAGACACCCTCCCGAATGTGCTTGGGTTACCGAGGTGTCAAAACGGCAGGAGCGAGACCAGCGTCAGCCCCGCAGCCATCGGCCgacggctgctgctgctgctgctgctcccaccgGGCCCACCTCGTCCTCGCCACCCCGGCAAAACCGGGCAGCCCTTCCCCAAGCCAAAGCCGTTGGGTGGCCCTGGAGCCGCCAGGCTTTCTCCCATCCCTCTCCTAAAGCCCCGCGGGTAAGACGGGCCCCGTTGTCCCCTCGGATCTGTAGGCATCTGACGCTGCATGAAATACTGAGCGAGGGCACCGGGGCAGGGAGGTCTGCCCACTTGCACCCCTTGTTTGATGTGCTCAGCACCATCCAGCCCCCACCTGAGCATCCTTTCAACCGCCGGCAAAGCTGATGAGAGGGGAATAATCTGATTTTCGGTGGTTTGGGTCTCGTTGGgctgggagaaagagggaatgAAGGGAGAAGGGTCAGCTACGTGCTAACCTTTCCTGCAGCCCATGAGCGGGAGCAGAAAGCTCCGGAGGACATTCCCAAGCTGTGGACTTTGGGGACACCTCATgggagcccggccccgctcccaagAGTCCCTGTTGTCCCATAAACAGGACCAGGGCTTTTGGCTTTCCCCGGGCACTGGCTCGTAGCCCCTGCCTTGTGTCGGCCTCGGCGCTGGGGTGAGAGACCTCTAGGGAAGCCAACCGCAAGAGGACTCTGGTTTATCTTACACCCACCACTAAGGGCTGCAACACAGGAAACCCTTTTATTCTTATTTCAACCTGGAAAAGCCTTATATTCTTATTTTCTGCCAACAATTGGGGTCAGCCTCGCATACCTTCCTTGCGTGCCATTCCTCCTCCTGGCCGGCCAGTGCCGGGACGCGGGTGCCGGTGCCCAGATGGGGGCTCCCAGAGGCAGAAATAACATCTTTATACCACCAGCCAGCCCAGAGCCTGTGATGGGAGGTGCTGAGCGGGTGCAAGACCCAAATTAACACCATCCTcacccagctggagcagggacctgGAGCGAAGCCGCCGCCTGACACGGGAGCACCAGTCCCGAGGGCGATGGGCTGCCGGCACCTTCGCCTTTAGGGTGCGTCTGGGGAAAGCCATAGtgcaacaaaatacaaaaaaaaaaatctcctctccaCCCTGGTCTCGCATTTTGAAAGGCCAGAGGGAgcgggaaagggaggaaagtggCCTTTCgagacaaaaataaatcacagcaaattCCTGCAAAGTGGCCCAAAGTGGCAGTGGGGGACCCTCTGCTGCggccggtgtccccccccccgaccctcctgCCTTCGGGGTTTGCCACCCACAGCCCTGAATTTCAGGCCAGATCCGCAGGCAGAGGTGCAGCCGCCGGGTAAGGATGCTGACCAGCTCCCAGAGGGGATTTCATTTAAGGACGTGCCACATTTAAACTCTTCTTTTCCTGCAAAGCTTGCTCAGATCTCTTCTAACCAACAGAAAAACTGCCAGTTTTCTAAATCTGTGTCCAGATCTTAATTACCTGGGGCAGACCCGGTTGTTTAAAAACTGATGGGGAAGCCTgtcctggctggcagcaggattGCCGCCCCTTTGCCGGGGTTGGGTGTCACCGGGGCACCTTCCCCTTGGGGCCAGCCAGAAGCGAAGCGTGTGGTCACTTCTTCTCACTTCGAGAAGCCAAAAATCTGCCGGGGACAGTCAGGATGctgagccccctccccggccccgagCAGAGCCCGTATTCCCCCTCCAGAGTCTCCCTCACCATCTTCTGGGCATCGCGTTTGTGCAGCCCGGTGAGTTTCCCAGTTTCCAGCTGGGTTTTCCCATCCTGGGGGGGCCGCGGGATGCTccgggctgggctctgcccggctcctgggtttCAAGAGAGGTGGAATCAGCCCCGTTCTTCGTTAAAGCCCAGGGTAAAGGGCTGTTcgccccggggaggtggggggtttGGAGTCCCCTGCCCATCGCCCCCGGACTCGGGGCTCTCAGCACACGCGTGTCCGCTCCCGGTTGCGCTGTGGGCTGACGTGCGGCTCTGCCGCCAGTCATTGGCTTGCGGACAGGTTTATTTAAGCTGAGTGCTTGCGCCCCCACGATAAACAGGGCAATTAAAGACCCTCAGTGATCTTAAAGACCTCTCCGCTCAATGAAAAAGCCTCCGTGTAAACCCCCGCACGTCCCGTCAGCGCCGTGCTCTCAGGGTGCTCATCCTTGCTGGTTAATATTCATCCCAAGCGTCTCCGGCTCTTGCCTGGAGGCAAAGCATCCTTCAGCTGAACGGATAATAATCTGCTTTGTGCCAACCTGCAGCGGTATTCGGGTACCAATTAGCAACTCCCGGTTGGGCAGGGAGGTAATTGGGAGGAGGATTTGCAAagcaaagaccaaaaaaaaaaaaaaagaaggagcagCCCCAGGGGAAGCGCTGCCAGGGTTGGAAAGGCTGCGGCTCCCTCCCGTAAGTGAATTAACCCGGCGCTTGCGATGGGACTGTAATTTTATAATGTAAAGCAGCGAACGGCTGCTGCGGGCGCCGGCGAACTGGTCTCCGCTAGAACCCAGCCTATTAAATATCAAAGGGCGCTGGAAAAGCTGGATGTGGATATGCCCTTGTTAACCGGGAGACATCATCCGGGGAAAGAGGGATTGAGcccccaggcaaaaaaaatgatgtttgaaGTCCCCCGAGCTCACGGTTTTTCAGCGGAGCCTTGAGCAGCACATTAAAACGgtttcttttcctgctggaggagaaaatgaagCTGGGAGCTGAAACTGCTGGGGGGGAAAGACTGGCGGAGTCGTAAGGGGTGATATTCCTTGCCCTTCATTTGTCTCCCTGGATTTATTGTCTTTCTCGCGTTGCCCTCGCTTAATTGTCTATCCTGAAAGACCTTGGATAAATCTTCCCTTTGGGGACTGTTGCTCTTGCTTGGAGTCTGCATTGTCGGGCGgatgtttcattttcctttatttataaaTACGTCTCATTGCACAGTATTAAAGCACCAGGGCATTGGAGGAGCTTGGGGAGAGCTCCCTTCCCTGTTCGGATCTGCTCAGAAAACGCATTTAAAGCAGCATCTGCTTCAAAAAGCTGAGATCCCTCTGAACCTGGCAAGAAAGCGCCGTCCCGTCTGCCCTGCCACCCTGGCTCAGTCCTTTAAAAATAGCGAGAAGTGGGTCCGTTCGCTCACTGCTGGTTAAACTGGTGGCCCGGGACCCGCCGGGAGCTGGGCTCCTCCTCGGCCAGGTCCGGCGGGTGAGGAACCATCTCGCTTTCGCTTTTGCTTTGAGCTCCCAGAAGTGCCAAGGGGTTGCCCAAACCCTGGGAAATCTCTgcctgggtggttttttttttcctttctccgtGTTAAGTCCCGGCCGTGCTCCGTGCCCCCGTCCATGCAGGATGCTTCTGGGATTTCCTCCTTGCTCCGGCGTGGAGCAGGTTTCAGGGCCGGAAGGTTCCTCCAAAGGCTGCTGTCTTCCCCCAGAAGTGCAGAGCCGGGGTAGCCACGGCGTCTGCAGGATGGCCAGGGACAAGAAGAGACATTTGGTGCCTTGAAGGCTCCAGCCTTGGtgccccggggcaggaggagctgccccaGACGAGGGATGCGGGACGTCCCCCAAAATCCCGCAGCGGCTGATCTCCCGCAGCGGCTCTGGGTAAGGATGCAGGACcagatggggctggggatgctcagtcccaccaccaccagcccacCCCATGCCGGGGCTGtcgggggacacaggggacaccccGACCGCTGTGCGGGAGCAAGGGGTGGCATCGCCTTGGTGTCCCGGAGCTGCTCTGCCGCAGTTCCTggagcctggagcagggagagccaCAGGCTGCCCAGCCATCCCTCTCCAGGTCCCTCGGCATGACAGCACCCGGCACAAGGACATGGCAAAGGGCGACGGGGGCTGCAGTTAATTTCACCGCCAGAAAAACCTTTTTCCGGCAAAAACTTCCGCCTTTCTATTAAAGACGGAAGAATTCAACACCGAACCCGCCCGGGGGGACCAGGCTCCTCTCCATTGCAGGGAGGCAGGTTCTCGGCACTACTCAGGattagttaaaattaaaaaggagataaaattacGGAGCCAGCCCTCGCGAGCGTTAAAATGTCTGCCGGTTTACGATCCCCGCGAGGAGACGGGCTCGCTAGATCTCAGCTGCGTTCGCTTAGCCCAGAGGAATGCCTTTGAAACGAGCCCGTATTTCATCGCCGAATGTCACGGGAATGCACCTGGGATCGAGGGGGAGCGGAGAGGACGCGTTAACGAGACGggctttgcatttaatttccttttataggGCCGTACCTGAGCAGAGACGAGGGTGTTAACGCAGCGGAGGGAGGCCAGCCGTCAGCCGGGGCGTTGAGGACGGGCTCCAGAGCGACGCGTGTCGCCGGCTCCGTGGTCTGCTCCACCCCAGCCCCGTGAGCGCCCGTCCCCAAGCCCCGCAGGCTCGAGCAGGGCTGGGATCCTCCGGAGGCTCTTCCCTCGCCTTCAAAATCACGCCCTGAGCGCGTTATTTGGCGTTAGACCTCCCTGGCTTGAGACACGGCCATGCCGTGAGGAAGGGGGGAGGTGATAAAGTTCCATATGAGCTGGGCTGAGGTGCTCGTACCCGTTCTTCCCACATCCCAGGACATCCCTGTGCCGTGCCATTTGGGTACCAGCCTTTCTGGTTGCCCGTTGCGCCGGGCACCGTTGCCCTTGAGCTCCGTGGCTGTGCACGTCACAGACCTTTCGGACCAGGGTCCCAACGGCTCGGCAATGGGACGCATcgggatttggggatttttttctcgCTCTGCCACCCGGCTCGGGCAGGCTCTGTCCTGTCTGCCAGCCCCGGCAGAGAGGGTGCCCCCAGCAGCCCGCCGGCCCCTGGCCGCATTACCTCAGCCGTGCCCAGGGCTGAATTACTGCAGGGTTTGATTTATTCCTCTCCGGGCTCCTCTCTGGAGAGTTAAAGGCCTCCGCTCTTGCGCAAGGCGGCACTAGAAAAGCAGGAGGCAAAGCCAGGGAGGGGGGATGAGATGAAATAAAGCCAGAGGCCTGGGGGTGACCGGGAGGAAGCCCAGAGAGCGCCAGGGCCAGCAGAACGGAGCCATTGCCCCGCAGGGCTCGACTGCCCCcgtgccagctccctcaggacccgccGGAGCCGTTTCTcatctcctccagccctggcaggagccgTCTCCCCCTGCCCAAGGTCGGGCTCAGGCCACCGGCTGGGCTGCTCCGGCTCCTGCCCCGGTTCGCCCCCGGCTCCTGCTTGGCGCCCAGCGGCTCCGCAGGGTCCCCTCCGGCGTCACccgccccggggacaccccgTCACCCTCCGGGCTGGAGAGGGAACAGTTCACCACGGGGTAATGCCGGGCGTCCccacagagggaaggagatgagCGCTTCGGCTGCTTTCCTTCCCCGTCCTCCCAGCGAAGCGTATTTGGGgtaaaagctgagattttttttcggAAGGCTCACGGTGGCGGGCTCAGGTGTGGGGCCGTTCCCCCGGCGCGTCCCGTGCAAACCCTTGCGGCCACGGGGAAGTCTGCGAATGCGAAGCACGAAGTTGTCGGGAGCCAGCGACCGAACGCGGCTCTTCCCAGCCCGGCGCCGGATTGTGCATGATTTTGGGAAGCCGGGGCTGGCCGCCCCGAGCCAAAAAAACCTCGGCGTCTTGGCAGCCGGGCTGACCTGCCCCTCTCCCTTAGGTCTCCCGCCTCCGCCGCGACGGAAACAAGCCGCAGCTCGCCAGCGCCCAGGCAGCACCCGGACCCAGCCGCCCCGCTCTCCTCCGGCACCCGACGAAGCGCCAGCAGCCTCCCCGGCGAGCGGGAGAGCAggacccccccaacaccccggacccccccgccacaccccggggctggggcaggggcacccGACCCAGGACCCGGCTGGTTTGGCTTGGAACAATGCTGCGTGTGAAACTCTTGAAGGGTGTAATTTATTTTGGACTCGCAGGTAAGGACCAGGCGAGTTTTCTCCTCCGAGCCTGCAGGGAAGGCGACGGCCCCGGCACAGCGGGCTCGGTGCCCCCCGACTTTCCCCCGCTGCCAGGACGCGCAGGCAGCTGCCGTCGGCAAGGACCGGGCAGGAAAACCCCTCTCGGGGTGACGGGCCCCTCGCTGGGCTGCTCCTCGCCGCTTCCCGGAGCCCTGGGAATGTGAGAACTCAGCGCCCGAGGGTTCGGCCCAGGATGGAGCGCGGGAGCCCAGCACGGCTCCGGCTTTCACCCCGCTCTGGAGCTCCGCACTGCGGCGATGCCAcggcgggagctgctgcctggccccCGGGGTGGATGGTGGGGGGCTGCCGAacccccccaaccagcccccgAGGCTCGCGACACCCTCCGCGCGCTCGCATCCCGGGGCCGCCTCTCAAAATCAGCCGCTCCGTTGGAACAACCCAATTTCTTCGAAATTGTTGGAAAAGAAGGCTGGAGGCGTTACACGCAGCCCTTCCCTCCGGGAGCGGGAACGTTTGGGGACGTCTCGGGAGCGTTTGGGGACATCTCAGGAGCGTTTGGGGAATGTCTCGTCAGCGTTTGGGGACATCTCGGGAGCGGTGCTGCTCCAGGGGGGATTCAGGCTCTTTCGGGGGGGATGACGGGTGAGTATCGGGGTTTCCAGACGATCCCAATAAAGTCCAGGGGGAATTTTGCGGGGTTCAACCCTTCCCGTTCCCTAAGGAGATGGTGCCCGTCGTCAGCAGGAGACGGCGCGGCCGCAcgcccaccccccccgcgccctccGCCAGCGCTGCCGCTCGGCCGCGTTTTCTTTACGTCGGGCAAAAGAGAAGCAGCTATTTTTTGCCCGTTAGagcagaaaaacagggaaaaataaaaataaaaaaaaaaagtccctgcaagcgaggctgcagccagcacacAACCCAAAAATACccggcggggggtggcggggggggggggaggcagcgtTACAAATGACTCAACGGCAG
The window above is part of the Chroicocephalus ridibundus chromosome 24, bChrRid1.1, whole genome shotgun sequence genome. Proteins encoded here:
- the LOC134526900 gene encoding twist-related protein 2-like gives rise to the protein MKEESMCPDSPEGSLVTSEEEGERLHKKCVRKRGQGGKAAEDCGAPSPQGKRSKRSPVPQSFEDVHTQRVIANVRERQRTQSLNDAFAELRKIIPTLPSDKLSKIQTLKLAARYIDFLYQVLQSDELDHKITSCNYLAHERLSYAFSVWRMEGAWSMSASH